Proteins co-encoded in one Bacteroidota bacterium genomic window:
- a CDS encoding T9SS type A sorting domain-containing protein has protein sequence MKFTLIKLHILSYFKVCKKVQLLVSAFAICFSANASNYYWVGGSGNWNDFATHWSPTSGGAQFYSDVPDSLDNVIFDANSFPQNSIINLPVNGNAYCKSFSMVGISQAVVITAGTLVAHGNVSLKSTVQINPSVSLKIAGQFNSNLHTNGSYIPVLLKESAGELSLMDNYYGEFFYINKGSLNTNSFLIDLGNTGKFTTKRDYRGNGSFKFHQSTIHCDSLFVDMLTSNLTPSYFIADSANFTIESYMYVYNTAHIKKVICPIVDLIYGTVEDLTTSKIIGTPIQTNYIYNLTMVANSNVSECGSIKGLYQIRVAHFYDTLIKFHNNIHIDSAVFSNCVGLTMDSAVVFQNLYALDIINQGASKFKINSSDTVSNIYIWSLNHLICLNNLDIKNLHVIGDYPIYAGTNSLDRGNNRSVNFTNCSFSNKLNYLVTFGTTGLFCNISEFDLSNGKLTTVGYFTNNIGTSTYGGIVQANDSNFYGCLAEGSSSIFQFNPATNTTTSMLQNVGSDVYSTMAKSTDGKRLYGYKRGAGVNSLFEYVVDSTVYRIKHNFTVGNDAYGTPCISNDKIYGTLGNGGTTNSGVLFEYDITNNTETAKYEFAVPSGALPRSGLIQASNNKLYGTTSVGGTFGKGTIFEFDLVADTLKHFFNFNSFYLGSLSNSELIEGTGGKLYGLAARGGIYNHGAIYEIDTATHTVLEVASFDSLVNGANPTGALLLSSSGWIRGFTRAGGNNGYGTIFEFNPITHELFASHHLNGNISEPVGKLVEIDAFPLSIQSQPTNVLYCNGGSAQFEVTVRGSGTINYVWQDSTATHNWQNITNSNLSYINLYNIPLANTGNKYRCIVSTPLDTVISNAASLLLNPNAFKVILPATVPVCDNLNSICPAYSGGSPDVYYWEDIFTSCRTFLNSGTFIFHAITIDGCKSSDTIVVGTGSPILMSGAVTASTCGMCDGTVAINVTGASAPYFITPVNLPGPNLSALCEGESVNLICTDQNSCVGNYQFVMPYACNGDVWPGDANVDFTANNFDLLPIGLAYGATGTTRQNASLAWVGQYSADWLQTQLNGADYKHIDGNGDGLIDAADTLPIILNYGYVHPRQSLVETNSTAPSLYFTYVNDTVMAGDTLLFEIGLGTVILPADSVYGIAFTINYSKEVVDSNSAHISHAQCWMGTPNLNLLTLKHDNYTNGKIDCAIVGTDHLNKQGFGTIGILGIDMKDDLSGRDSLIKTLNLSFSNLRFIDSDGIEKPLTVINDSIIVWQDITKLQEYIMQHNSYSVYPNPASDFVTLDLSKLKQQVTEVSLVNMYGVEVYSSSNLQDGKLEVSTKNLNAGVYSFQVKTVHSILSKKLIITTGIH, from the coding sequence ATGAAATTTACATTAATCAAATTACACATCTTATCTTATTTTAAAGTGTGTAAAAAAGTTCAACTGCTAGTTAGTGCATTTGCTATTTGTTTTTCAGCCAATGCCAGTAATTATTATTGGGTAGGTGGCAGTGGAAATTGGAACGATTTTGCTACTCATTGGTCGCCTACCAGTGGTGGTGCACAATTTTATTCAGATGTTCCTGACTCGCTCGACAATGTAATTTTTGATGCAAATTCTTTTCCTCAAAATAGTATAATTAATTTGCCAGTAAATGGAAATGCTTATTGCAAAAGCTTCAGCATGGTGGGCATTTCTCAAGCAGTTGTAATTACAGCGGGCACACTTGTAGCCCATGGAAATGTTAGCCTTAAATCTACTGTACAAATTAATCCCTCTGTGAGTTTAAAAATAGCTGGCCAATTCAACAGCAATTTGCATACAAACGGATCTTACATACCCGTATTGTTAAAAGAAAGTGCTGGCGAATTGAGTCTTATGGACAATTACTATGGCGAGTTTTTTTACATCAATAAGGGTAGTTTAAACACAAATAGCTTTTTAATTGATTTAGGAAATACAGGAAAGTTTACTACTAAACGTGATTATAGAGGAAACGGTAGTTTCAAGTTTCACCAATCAACAATTCATTGCGATAGTTTATTTGTTGATATGTTGACTTCCAACTTAACTCCTTCCTATTTTATTGCAGATTCAGCAAATTTTACAATCGAAAGCTATATGTATGTTTATAATACAGCGCACATAAAAAAAGTTATATGCCCTATCGTTGATTTAATTTATGGTACTGTTGAGGATTTAACGACTTCTAAAATTATTGGCACACCAATACAAACGAATTATATCTATAATTTAACGATGGTTGCCAATTCGAATGTATCGGAATGCGGTTCAATTAAGGGCCTTTACCAAATTCGAGTAGCTCATTTTTATGACACACTTATTAAATTTCACAACAATATTCATATTGATAGTGCAGTGTTTTCGAACTGTGTAGGATTAACAATGGACTCAGCTGTTGTATTTCAAAACCTATACGCACTTGATATTATAAATCAAGGAGCTTCAAAATTTAAAATTAATTCTTCCGATACTGTATCAAACATTTATATATGGTCACTAAACCATCTAATTTGTTTGAATAATTTGGATATTAAAAATCTACATGTGATAGGAGATTATCCCATTTACGCAGGAACTAATAGTCTCGATAGAGGAAACAATAGGAGTGTAAATTTTACTAATTGTTCCTTTTCAAATAAACTGAATTATTTGGTTACTTTCGGAACTACTGGACTTTTTTGTAATATTTCTGAATTTGATTTATCAAATGGTAAATTAACTACCGTTGGATATTTTACAAACAATATAGGAACTTCAACTTATGGAGGAATTGTACAAGCCAATGACAGTAATTTTTACGGTTGTTTGGCAGAAGGAAGTTCCAGCATTTTTCAATTTAATCCAGCCACCAATACAACAACATCAATGCTTCAAAATGTTGGAAGTGATGTTTATTCTACCATGGCAAAATCTACTGATGGTAAAAGATTGTATGGATACAAAAGAGGAGCAGGTGTAAATAGTCTTTTTGAGTATGTTGTCGACAGCACCGTTTATCGTATAAAGCATAATTTCACAGTGGGCAACGATGCTTATGGCACTCCATGTATAAGCAATGATAAAATTTATGGAACTTTAGGAAACGGCGGTACAACGAACAGTGGAGTTTTATTTGAATACGATATTACCAACAATACGGAAACAGCCAAATATGAGTTTGCAGTGCCTTCGGGTGCCCTTCCAAGATCTGGATTAATTCAAGCATCAAACAACAAGCTTTATGGAACTACTTCAGTCGGTGGTACTTTTGGCAAAGGGACAATTTTCGAATTCGATTTAGTAGCAGACACACTCAAGCACTTTTTTAATTTTAATAGCTTTTATCTTGGAAGTTTAAGTAATTCAGAACTAATTGAAGGTACAGGAGGAAAATTATATGGATTAGCTGCACGTGGTGGTATTTACAATCACGGTGCAATATATGAAATAGACACTGCCACTCATACCGTACTAGAAGTTGCAAGCTTTGATAGCCTTGTGAATGGTGCAAACCCAACAGGTGCATTGTTGTTGTCGTCATCAGGTTGGATAAGAGGTTTCACAAGAGCAGGTGGAAATAATGGATACGGAACTATTTTCGAATTTAATCCGATTACTCATGAATTATTTGCTAGCCATCACCTCAATGGGAATATATCAGAACCTGTTGGAAAACTTGTTGAGATTGATGCTTTTCCATTATCGATACAATCTCAACCTACTAATGTTTTATATTGCAATGGTGGTTCTGCGCAATTTGAAGTCACAGTAAGAGGTTCCGGAACTATAAATTATGTTTGGCAAGATAGCACAGCTACTCATAATTGGCAGAACATCACAAATTCAAATTTATCGTACATCAATTTGTACAATATTCCATTAGCGAATACTGGAAATAAATATCGATGCATTGTTAGTACGCCGCTGGATACAGTTATAAGCAATGCTGCTAGTTTACTTCTTAATCCGAATGCCTTTAAGGTTATTTTACCTGCAACAGTGCCCGTTTGTGATAATCTAAATTCTATATGTCCTGCCTATAGTGGCGGTAGTCCAGACGTTTATTATTGGGAAGATATATTTACTAGTTGTCGTACTTTCTTGAACTCTGGAACGTTTATTTTTCATGCTATTACGATTGATGGCTGTAAATCTTCCGATACCATAGTGGTTGGCACGGGTAGTCCCATTCTCATGAGTGGAGCAGTAACTGCAAGCACTTGCGGCATGTGTGATGGTACTGTAGCTATTAATGTAACAGGCGCTAGTGCCCCATATTTCATTACTCCCGTTAATTTGCCAGGTCCAAATTTAAGCGCACTCTGCGAAGGCGAATCGGTTAATTTAATATGCACCGATCAAAATTCCTGTGTGGGTAACTATCAATTTGTAATGCCTTATGCCTGTAATGGTGATGTGTGGCCGGGTGATGCAAATGTTGATTTTACTGCCAACAATTTTGATTTGCTACCCATTGGTCTTGCATACGGAGCAACCGGTACTACACGTCAAAATGCTAGTTTGGCTTGGGTAGGACAGTATTCAGCTGATTGGTTGCAAACACAATTAAATGGCGCTGATTATAAACATATCGATGGCAACGGAGATGGACTTATTGATGCTGCAGATACACTTCCGATTATTTTAAATTACGGATATGTTCATCCTCGACAAAGCCTTGTAGAAACAAATTCAACTGCTCCTTCCTTGTATTTTACTTATGTAAATGATACAGTCATGGCTGGCGATACCTTGCTTTTTGAGATAGGATTAGGAACAGTTATTCTACCAGCCGATAGTGTTTATGGAATTGCGTTCACCATTAATTACTCAAAGGAGGTTGTTGATAGCAATTCAGCACATATCTCGCATGCACAATGTTGGATGGGAACTCCCAATCTTAACCTGCTCACGTTGAAGCACGATAATTATACAAACGGAAAAATTGATTGTGCAATTGTTGGAACTGATCATTTGAATAAACAAGGTTTTGGCACTATTGGAATATTAGGAATTGATATGAAAGATGATTTGTCGGGCAGAGATTCGCTAATTAAAACACTTAATTTATCGTTCAGTAATTTGCGATTTATAGACAGCGATGGTATTGAAAAGCCATTAACCGTAATCAATGATTCCATTATTGTGTGGCAAGATATTACCAAGCTTCAAGAGTATATTATGCAACACAATTCCTATTCAGTTTATCCGAATCCTGCTTCCGATTTTGTTACACTCGACCTTAGCAAATTGAAGCAACAAGTTACAGAGGTTTCACTAGTAAATATGTATGGCGTAGAAGTGTATTCCTCATCCAATCTACAAGATGGGAAGTTAGAAGTTTCAACAAAAAATTTAAATGCAGGAGTATATTCCTTTCAAGTAAAAACAGTACATAGCATTTTATCGAAAAAATTAATAATCACAACTGGAATACACTAA
- a CDS encoding T9SS type A sorting domain-containing protein: MKATTASRDFSLWLGNTKRLNLLICILLIFVCIFSFKSGVSQNSFPNGTFERGYGTAGDDEAYDVCKTSDKGWAVVGYSNGFGNDKDFYIVKFDSNGVVKWSNHLNVLGIDVATTVTEAANGDILVAGVTKVSNLSTSYTDVLLARYSANGTFLWNNQYNSVNNDEVSEVIALPNGTILIAGATNSSFNTGDAAVWITDASGTLLSTKTYSKTGKEIFNDAELAHDGTILLCSPSTNGAIDIIWLVKMDQQGDTIWTRQYNYNYNWVWVNGISEMLNGDIVIAGAERQSFGSSNSYDHITDSLGNLKRHVAGLTLLSNINDVSGSRTIGSGTDNLFLQTGTYLSYQNRFGIASADTTGFGVYWRFLDLATYQNFNYPIDNFNPATNAITTDIYDTYFIGSCIVGSTKLSGYGGLDFAIARSDFQDTKSSSNKPCIVTAANAICNGDSAKLSLTCNPRASYRWMRISTPANYNLGSDTVFYAKQGGVYCLAALDADSNMWLSNVIEVILRDTAAPLITASGTTNFCAASGQSVTLTAAASMQASYQWYKDSILISGATLSTYTATASGIFYCIMTNACGSYGSLSTTVNANLAPSHFSIGGGPIPNIVIIHPWCASGLYDQPIQAPTHPSYSYAWYLTTSIMGTQLISTGSTSLPQDTGKLICITSNGCGIDTSDIIQVIDFGPPKPWPYQTGIYPISPTINKVCPGFSEQLTVPNLMVGQYSGPYQWFKNGNPIPGAYDSVYTVTSVGDYTVTFMDQFCSMMPIMSGVISYQAQTPILPASMTITASSTLVCQSPVYLYAPAIPGFANWNYAWEKVGTTNSWGGDTLLLQSWMGSGDYYCTLSNGFCSNKLNSNIIHIDFLNSDLTSNAPPSLCSSPGGVSFSVQNQLSGSTYQWYSNISGNLTLLTGATSPSYFTNTAGFYYCDITNGSCTVQSTGKYLSTAQPSLQFSVVNQPTCGQCNGFLQLNSTPNMNLPQWSSGGSGYSKNNLCPGTYIVNSTDVGGCQVADTITLAYQNTLVIAQQNALAPSPGMCDGQVTIVASGGTPPYNYSYAPTVPSTGFCEGVIYVVTVTDNAGCTKSDTVYFAIPGLVWPGDANADLVANNFDLFPIGQAYGDTGGIRASASILWNGQVAPDWSDSLNGLNNKHIDCNGDGVVNVNDTLAISQNYGLTHQRLIPPLPASLTDPDLYFTVLVDTSQAGDQLLLPINLGTLLVPADSIYGIAMTINYSKNIVDSASVFAKFDSCWIGTLNSNLISIQKDNYSNGRIDLAVVRTDKQNQSGHGTIGILSIDMKDDLSGRTDIFKMLELSFSNVSLIRFDGTTIPVNAINDSIVVHDEITALQQLQMLQNSVSLIPNPAKEKVTINWNSTIEEVTEISICSAIGETLLKKQVSAKSKFELSTSELNAGVYIVKMQTNKGNISKKLCIIN; the protein is encoded by the coding sequence ATGAAAGCAACTACAGCCTCCCGAGATTTTAGTTTATGGTTGGGCAATACCAAGCGCTTAAACCTATTAATTTGCATTCTCTTGATTTTTGTATGCATTTTTAGTTTCAAATCTGGTGTTTCACAAAACTCATTTCCCAACGGTACTTTCGAACGTGGCTATGGAACTGCTGGCGATGATGAAGCATACGATGTGTGTAAAACCAGCGATAAAGGATGGGCTGTAGTTGGTTACAGTAACGGCTTTGGAAACGACAAGGATTTTTACATAGTAAAGTTCGATTCAAATGGGGTTGTAAAATGGAGCAATCATTTAAATGTTTTAGGTATTGATGTAGCAACAACCGTTACAGAAGCTGCAAATGGCGACATCCTTGTTGCCGGTGTAACCAAAGTTTCTAATTTGTCGACCTCTTATACCGATGTGTTGCTTGCTCGCTACTCAGCAAATGGAACCTTTTTGTGGAACAACCAATATAATTCAGTAAATAATGACGAAGTATCAGAAGTGATTGCTTTGCCCAATGGAACTATTTTAATTGCAGGTGCAACAAATAGTTCATTTAATACTGGAGATGCTGCTGTATGGATAACCGATGCCTCCGGAACTTTGCTTTCAACTAAAACCTATTCAAAAACCGGAAAGGAAATATTTAATGATGCAGAACTGGCACATGATGGTACTATTTTATTATGCAGCCCTTCAACGAATGGAGCCATTGATATTATCTGGTTAGTGAAAATGGATCAGCAGGGCGATACAATTTGGACCCGCCAATACAATTATAATTACAATTGGGTTTGGGTGAATGGAATTTCAGAAATGCTAAATGGAGATATAGTAATTGCCGGGGCAGAACGACAGAGTTTTGGAAGCTCAAATTCATATGATCACATAACTGATAGTTTAGGAAATTTAAAACGACACGTTGCCGGTTTAACATTGTTAAGTAATATTAATGATGTATCAGGAAGTCGCACCATCGGTAGCGGAACCGATAATTTATTTTTGCAGACAGGGACCTACTTATCCTATCAAAATAGATTTGGAATTGCTTCGGCCGATACCACTGGTTTTGGAGTTTATTGGCGATTCCTGGATCTAGCAACTTATCAAAATTTTAATTATCCCATCGATAATTTTAACCCTGCTACCAATGCAATTACCACCGATATTTACGACACGTATTTTATTGGTTCATGTATAGTAGGTAGCACAAAGTTGTCGGGATATGGAGGCTTAGATTTTGCTATTGCACGTTCTGATTTCCAAGATACCAAATCAAGTAGCAACAAACCATGTATAGTTACAGCTGCAAATGCAATTTGTAATGGAGATTCAGCAAAGTTGTCTTTAACCTGCAATCCACGTGCAAGTTATAGATGGATGCGAATTAGTACGCCGGCTAATTACAATTTGGGAAGCGATACAGTTTTTTATGCTAAGCAAGGAGGAGTGTATTGTTTAGCTGCGTTAGATGCCGATAGCAATATGTGGCTTTCGAATGTAATTGAAGTGATCTTACGTGATACTGCAGCGCCATTAATTACAGCAAGTGGAACAACCAATTTTTGTGCAGCCAGTGGTCAAAGTGTAACCCTAACTGCCGCAGCCAGTATGCAGGCATCTTATCAATGGTACAAAGATTCAATTTTGATTTCCGGAGCCACTTTGAGCACTTACACAGCAACAGCAAGTGGTATATTTTATTGCATCATGACCAATGCATGTGGAAGTTACGGTTCATTAAGTACTACTGTTAATGCGAATTTAGCTCCGTCTCATTTTAGTATCGGAGGAGGTCCCATACCGAATATAGTAATCATTCATCCTTGGTGTGCAAGCGGACTTTACGATCAACCAATACAAGCACCTACCCATCCATCCTACTCGTATGCTTGGTATTTAACAACGAGTATAATGGGCACTCAACTTATTTCTACCGGATCAACTAGTTTACCTCAAGATACCGGTAAATTAATTTGCATTACCAGTAATGGCTGTGGAATAGATACGAGTGACATAATACAGGTCATTGATTTTGGTCCTCCCAAACCTTGGCCTTACCAAACAGGAATTTACCCGATTTCTCCCACTATTAATAAAGTTTGTCCAGGATTTTCAGAGCAATTAACTGTTCCCAATCTTATGGTAGGCCAATACTCCGGACCATATCAATGGTTTAAAAATGGTAACCCTATACCCGGCGCTTACGATAGTGTGTATACAGTGACTTCTGTTGGTGACTATACGGTGACTTTTATGGATCAATTTTGTAGTATGATGCCGATTATGTCGGGTGTTATTTCGTATCAAGCCCAAACGCCAATTCTTCCTGCATCAATGACAATTACCGCATCTTCTACGCTCGTTTGTCAAAGCCCAGTTTACTTGTATGCACCTGCAATCCCCGGTTTTGCAAATTGGAATTATGCTTGGGAAAAAGTGGGGACTACTAATTCATGGGGAGGCGATACCCTTTTACTTCAATCATGGATGGGAAGTGGCGATTATTATTGTACGCTTAGCAATGGTTTTTGTAGCAACAAATTGAATTCAAATATCATTCATATAGATTTTCTTAATTCTGATTTAACAAGCAATGCGCCACCTTCCTTATGTTCATCTCCGGGTGGAGTGAGTTTTTCTGTTCAAAATCAATTAAGCGGTTCAACTTACCAATGGTACAGCAATATTAGCGGAAACCTTACGCTATTAACTGGTGCTACTTCTCCATCCTATTTTACGAATACTGCTGGTTTTTATTATTGCGATATTACCAATGGAAGTTGTACAGTACAAAGCACTGGTAAATATTTATCGACTGCTCAACCTAGTTTGCAGTTTTCAGTAGTAAATCAACCTACATGCGGACAATGCAATGGATTTTTACAGTTGAATTCAACACCTAATATGAACCTTCCACAATGGTCTTCAGGCGGATCCGGGTATTCAAAAAATAATTTATGCCCGGGTACTTATATAGTGAATAGCACCGATGTTGGAGGTTGTCAGGTTGCCGATACCATAACGCTTGCCTATCAAAACACTCTTGTAATTGCACAACAAAATGCACTAGCTCCAAGTCCAGGTATGTGCGATGGTCAAGTTACAATTGTAGCTTCGGGTGGCACACCTCCTTATAACTATTCCTATGCTCCAACTGTTCCATCTACAGGCTTTTGTGAGGGAGTTATTTATGTTGTTACAGTTACAGACAATGCCGGTTGTACGAAAAGTGATACCGTATACTTTGCTATACCCGGATTGGTGTGGCCGGGTGATGCGAATGCAGATTTGGTAGCCAATAATTTTGATTTATTCCCCATCGGGCAAGCTTATGGAGATACAGGTGGTATACGTGCTTCAGCGTCCATTTTATGGAATGGTCAAGTTGCTCCTGATTGGAGCGACTCGCTAAACGGATTAAATAACAAGCACATCGATTGCAACGGTGATGGAGTGGTGAATGTTAACGATACACTTGCAATATCTCAAAATTATGGTTTAACACATCAACGTTTAATTCCTCCTTTACCCGCTTCATTAACCGATCCCGATTTATATTTTACCGTTTTGGTCGATACTTCGCAAGCTGGAGATCAGCTGTTGTTGCCAATTAATTTAGGTACATTGCTTGTTCCTGCCGATAGTATTTATGGGATTGCGATGACCATTAACTACAGCAAAAATATTGTGGATTCGGCAAGTGTATTCGCCAAGTTCGATTCTTGTTGGATTGGTACGCTTAATTCTAATTTAATTTCAATTCAAAAGGATAATTATAGTAATGGACGTATAGATTTAGCAGTTGTTCGCACCGATAAACAAAATCAAAGTGGACATGGAACAATTGGAATTTTGAGTATTGATATGAAGGATGACTTATCCGGCAGAACGGATATTTTTAAAATGCTGGAACTCTCTTTTAGTAATGTTAGCTTGATTCGTTTTGACGGAACAACAATACCGGTAAATGCCATCAACGATTCAATTGTTGTACACGATGAAATTACCGCATTGCAACAATTACAGATGCTTCAAAACAGTGTAAGTTTAATTCCTAATCCTGCCAAAGAAAAGGTTACCATTAATTGGAATTCGACTATTGAAGAAGTAACTGAAATAAGTATTTGTAGCGCTATTGGTGAAACACTGTTGAAAAAACAAGTTTCTGCCAAATCCAAGTTTGAACTTTCAACAAGTGAATTGAACGCTGGAGTTTATATTGTGAAAATGCAAACTAATAAAGGAAATATCAGTAAAAAATTGTGCATCATTAACTAG
- a CDS encoding NifU family protein: MPTTSFLTTIYAESTPNPSALKFVSNRPLIEGSPIEFTSKEQTKSSPLAAKLFSFPFVTNIFIAGNFITITKASTVEWHDIQTELREFLQNYLSENLPILSEKIVTEKATIVAAENITGDKPTNETDIKIAEILEEYIRPAVENDGGAITFKSFKNGVVTVVLQGSCSGCPSATFTLKAGIEGLLKRLLPEVTEVVAEQM; this comes from the coding sequence ATGCCAACTACATCCTTCTTAACCACTATATACGCAGAAAGCACTCCTAATCCGTCTGCACTTAAATTTGTTTCCAATCGTCCATTGATAGAGGGAAGTCCAATTGAATTCACCTCCAAAGAACAAACAAAATCTTCACCTTTGGCAGCGAAATTGTTTTCGTTTCCTTTTGTAACAAATATTTTTATTGCAGGTAATTTTATCACCATCACAAAAGCAAGCACAGTTGAATGGCACGATATACAAACCGAATTGCGCGAATTTTTGCAAAACTACCTTTCCGAAAACTTACCAATATTATCTGAAAAAATAGTTACTGAAAAAGCCACTATTGTTGCTGCTGAAAATATTACAGGCGATAAACCAACCAATGAAACGGATATTAAAATAGCTGAAATTTTAGAAGAATATATTCGTCCGGCAGTTGAAAATGATGGAGGCGCAATTACGTTTAAATCCTTCAAGAATGGTGTAGTAACAGTGGTGTTGCAAGGTTCATGCAGTGGTTGTCCTTCAGCTACATTTACACTGAAAGCAGGCATAGAAGGCCTGTTAAAACGCTTGCTTCCAGAAGTAACTGAAGTTGTTGCCGAACAAATGTAA